From the Tachysurus fulvidraco isolate hzauxx_2018 chromosome 21, HZAU_PFXX_2.0, whole genome shotgun sequence genome, the window GGAATTTACACGTTAATCACTGGATTGTCATTCACATTACCGCAGCATTAATGGTGtctcaacataaaaaaaaatggacataaTGATGGAAATATTTAACATAGAGACCCATTTTTTTACAGCACAGATGAGAAGGTATGGGATTAATTTGGATCGGTCCTGTATAATCTTTGTGCATCACtggttgcatgtgtgtgtacgcgagaAAGAGACCGGCTTTGACTTACCGATGCGGCCGATCTTCATGCCGGAACGAGCCAGAGCCCTGAGAGCAGACTGAGCACCTGGTCCTGGGGTCTTGGTTCTAAATTAACAATGTTTAGAAAAACAGCAATGAATAGTTAAACGTAAGGCCACACTGTAAAAACTAAAAGATCTCTAAACATCTTATTTGTGACCTTCAAACAAATATCTCTTGCACAAGTATTCACCCACACAAACGTCTATATAAATTGCAAGGTTTACAATAAAGAAATTGTGCCATTCAATGTGTGGAAAATCCCTACATTATTTTGGGAATGGACAGTTACAATAAAGTTATTGCTCTATTTGGCCCCCTAGTGGGAAAACAGTTCCTTCACAGTAGCTGACAAACACCACATGCCTGGTGGAAATTTAAACCAAACCACTATTAGTTTATTTCGCAAAATTGCATGACACTGATCAAGCTGCTCACAGCTCACACTTTGATTATCTAATTCCTATATCATAGTGGTTGAGTTTTTATATCTTAGAGCTTGTGgtgtattgtgttttaatctatAAATGGTCACAAAAACCATTATGAACatgtgtacattaaaaaaaaaaatccctctccTTGACGTAAATAACTGAACGAGGTTCCTCACCTGTTTCCGCCGGTGGCCCTCAGCTTGATGTGCAGGGCGGTGATTCCCAGCTCCTTGCACCTCTGAGCCACATCCTGAGCAGCCAACATGGCAGCGTAGGGAGAGGACTCGTCTCTGTCGGCCTTCACCTTCATTCCACCAGTCACACGGCAGATTGTTTCTCTGTGGAGAGGAGAGGGTTCCATTTGCTGAACTCTTACACAATATCACTGAAAAACTGCAGCATATCAAACAAACTGAGCAACACATCTACAAGCACCTTAGTTTATCTACTTAGTTTGgttctgtaaaatattttcctgTCTCCTAAGATTCCTCATTGGTCCACATGCACAGCTTTTGggttctgatttattttattgccttGTTAGAAAAAGCAAAATGATTAAAACCCAGTAAAATGCACGTTACACTCCAAATTTTACACTTGCATTAATAGATccaaaattgtttattttatgtagctCTCTGttgctttatgtagcaccagggtcctggagaaccgtttctcatttcactgtgtactgtatcagctatatatggttgaaacgGCAATAAACTtactacatttacatcatttacggcatttagcagacacccttatccagagtgacttacaactgagcaaatgagggttaagggccttgctcaggggcccagcagtggcagcttggtggatctggggttcaaacccatgaccttccgatcagtagcccaacacaaccactgagctaccacatccctagaCTTATTTTCAGTCTAAAGAGCTGTGCTTCGTGACGTACCTGATGATACCAAAATTCATACCAACATTTAAATTGAGCTATATACTCCACCTCAGGTAAATATGACCAGAATATTTTCACCCTCCAGCACCAGTTATTTCTCTCAAACATAAAACTAAAAATTCACTTGGTAGACAGAACACACCAGAAACCTGAATTTAACATCAGTGAACCTCTGAGTGTTAAAACTTTACAGTATAGAAAGGGCATAGAAGAATGGGCATAGAATCCTTTATTtgcgccacatatacattacaacacagtggaactcttttctttacataccccaactgaggaggttggggtcagtgtgcagaggcagctatgatacagtgcccctggagcagggagggttgagggccttgctcaagagaccagaagtggcagcttggctgtgctgtgCCATGAACCCCGATccaccaatcaacaacccaatgccttaaccagttgagccaccactgtcccATGAATGtatgaaaaagtgttaaaacTCTGCACAGTAAAGCCTTCAGACAGAAACCTGCCTACAGGTAAACGCTTTACGCATTTAAACCAGGATATTCACTGCTGCGTGCCGATATTTGATCACGTGTAAGAAATTTCAGGAAAACTGCAGCACCAGAAATGTAAGTCCTTAATATTACTTACTTGCCGGAGAGATCAGTGACATGCACGAAGGTGTCGTTGAAGGATGCAAAGATGTGACAGACTCCAAACACATTTTCTCCTTCAGCAACCTGAGGTCCCAAGCTGATCACCTgctcttccttcttttctttaccCTTACGTGGTGCCATTGctggggggggaaaaaacaacacagtttAATCAGACCAATCAAGGCTTTAACCAGGTTCATTCTAATACCTACCAGGTGTTAATTCAATCAAATTCAAATCTATATATTtgaactttacagaacataaacatagaacaaaaggttattataagaatataaagattaatataatacaaaaattcaagattaaatagatatttaaacgcgtttgtatttatccccaatgaacaagtatGAGGTGACTTATAAACTGTTAAACACACCAGTGtgagattataaactgttataaacaccagcgGGAGTGATAATGTATCGATATCTATCGGGTCTGATAAATGTATCGATGAGAAGCCGATCATCTATAACTCGTGTTATAACGTGTGAAGGACATTTTATGCACCACGGCACAAACACGTTAAAGACACTAATCTCGTTTCTAATCCTCAACACCGGAGAACTTTAACAGACAATTTATAACCAAATAAATTGTTTCTTTTACTAACGCCTTAAATCATAAATGTTCCCTAGACACAAACACGCTAGTTAGTTAGCCAGTTAGCGTTCACAAGAGACATTTTGTGCATCTTTATTTAACTTCACAGCAAAACTACGACTTAAACACAACTAACACGGGAGtttttaactaaataaaatacaaacacttttagTATCATTCACTAGTCATGCGCGAGCGCCGGGAGACTCACTGACTGGTGTGaagctatgctaagctaaccTATGCTAAGCTAACTCGCTAATCAGTCTAAAACTACACGCATAATCCGCTCTCATCTTTAACAATATACCAGAACGGCGGTTTATTTTAGTCTGAGGAACAAAATCACAGAACAATTTTACACGCATTCGTTAAAACTAACGCGGATTCATGAGGATTTCGATTCTGACATTTTTACCTCAGTATGTCTTCGCTCGAAGCCGAAACAGGAAAGGAAGGAGGAAGCACTTCCGGGTTGAAAGATTAAGCTGGAAAGACGGAAGCGATCGAAAGACACCATCACTGTATAGAATAAAAGTCTAACCGCGaaacaaacccccccccccaataaataaaataaaataaaataaaataaaaaatgggggagttgttgtgtttggtaaggttCGCTGAACACAGTTTactcaatttccatttattaatttgtgtgtgtgtgtgtgtgtgtgtgtgtgtgtgtgtgtgtgtgtgtgtgtgtgtgtgtgtgtgagagagagagaaagagagagagagagagagattatgactagtggtgtttattgtaagtgtttgttgcctttttgtaatgttgctcccatttaaaacagttcagctcaaacccggccatttttagggtcatgattaaggacaatgtcccatcctgagacaagctgtttcgtgttgaggttttgctcaaaccgaccatcaaaaatccCCCCTCAGCATAAGCATTAGAACgtggaagcactaaaaccaaGGCTGTGATCTTTGATAGCCTCCGAAATTGCCTCCCAAATTGGTTCAACatggaaaatatgaaaaaaaaaaaacccaccccCCATTGTATACAGTGCATACCTACTTGCCCttaaacttaatatttgaattaaacaaaacatatgaaATTTTACAATGTAGTGCtgttagtagccttatttttctgagacTTAATTACACAGagtttatgataaattcattattttataaaatgtcataaaaccaGGGCCCCCTGGCAACATCTCAGGGCcaccagtttgagaaccactggcctagactacttgttctgagcaggtgttgtctggtgctgagcaggtgttgtccagtgaaccggggccccctggcaccatctcaagGCCCCCAATTTGAGAGCCCCCGGCCCTAGACAAGAagtttgttgtaacattacaacaggagatcatgacttactctgtgctcaaattgatgctcgcagctccaggtGTTTTCTCGTTGGGCAACGAGCATGATGCTGAACTATTCcatgatttgctttttttttccattggttgttgcgttaaatcttacccagatacaatagtgctattttctgattggctattgtgtagcctcgttttttttttgattggctgataagtgtcaggctcgactaagtgCTCCAggagacacgcttgattcctgcctggttccatagagacagcggtgcggacagagacattttgggtgctgcggcatattaaatacaTGATAAATAGTAAATTGTTCTGCATGACAAAAGACCCACGCTCGATGCGtgatacttgagagccctggtcttAAGTCACTACTAAATATAATTTGCAGGTAAACAAAGATTCTTAATTTGTAGCTGTTTACACAGTCTGCTGCCACCATCAGGTGACGAAAAGGAATTGCGCCGATCAAAATTCCAAGTAACATCATGTCCACAGTCTGCATTTGAACCTGGGGTCAGACTTTGCtattgttatataaataaataacttcaaTAACTAAACAATAATGAAagatttcatattatttatcCACAGAAAGAAGTGCTAAAATTTAAGGTTAACAATgatccaattttttttacatatttctatttaaatttcaGATTTCTGAAATAACTAAAGTGCTCGTGGTTTATCAGATAAGTTATCCTCAGATTTtccaaacactacacatttagaattaaaaatgttatgccATTAATTAACTTAtaggggcgcacggtggcttagtggttagcacgtttgcctcacacctccagggttgggggttcgattcccgcctccaccttgtgtgtgtggagtttgcatgttctccctgtgcctcaggggtttcctccgggtactccggtttcctcccccggtccaaagacatgcatggtaggttgattggcgtctcttgaaaattgtccgtagtgtgtgtgtgtgtgagtgaatgagagtgtgtgtgccctgcgatctgttggcactccgtccagggtgtatcctgcctcgatgcccaatgacgctccccgtgacccgagaagttcggataagcggtagaaaatgaatgaatgaataattaatttatcAACTTATCCCTAACAAGCAAACAAGATGTGAcgataagaagaaaaagactttgaaaggaaccagaatgaagaagggaacctcatcctgaTCTGGGTGACACCGAATAGTCTGATTAATAAATCGTgtactactgtatatgaataaaaAGTGCAGTTATGTAAATAGCAAATATATTCTAATTTCAACCTGAAGTCTATTTGGTTGAAGGTTTCATCTGTTCACAGCTCATAGCAAATGCAATCCAAATCAGTCACAGCAAaagctttatataataaatatgtgaCCTTAAAAATAAGCTCAATGTATGTCTAAACTGCCTGTACAGCTCTGAGTGGTCTTtctaaacataataaatataatctttCAGCTTTACAGATCTGAATGTAGTAAAGGAAATGCATTTTATTGTCTATTATTAACCTGACTGAGGGAAGCTTTCACTTATGGACCCTTCAGATGGTCCTGTAattgtataattataaatagATTACAAATACATAAGATGTATTTATAaagctgcgtgtgtgtgtaagatccCATCCATCCCCCATTTGTACCACATATCCTACATCATCACAGTAAACCTGAAGTCTATACCAGAGGACAGACAAGGATGCTAACCCCTTGGAGGGGAAAATCACACGCTCACATGCACActttaaagatgccaatcaacctaccatgcatgactttggaccggtggagggaACAGAAGAACCCAGACAAAACCCCCAAACCCTGGGAGACGTGAGAccaacgtgctaaccgctaaaccTCACGCGTATAAAAGATGGTCGAACAAAACGGATCGTTTTCAGATCACCGGTTGAGCAGCAAATTTGTGTCATAAATAAAAACGATCAGAGGCGGTGTGTATCGTGCACTGTGAATACACTCGGGCTTCTCCATAATCTCTTTCTCTTCGTGAGAAACGAGACGAAAGAATCACAAAAACGTAAAAAGACAGTGGTTTCTTTATTTGCAAATTAATCACAAAAATATTGGCTaccaacaataaaaaatattaacaatgatAGGTTTGATTGTACAGTCcagatgattatttttttttaccttacaGTTTCTTTCATTTACAATCACTATCTACTGATATCCTACATTATAATACAGAAAGCACAAGATTGGCAGTGTGAAGTTCATGGGAAccactttgtgtttgtgtgtggtcaGAAATATGGAACCCAAAAGGagggaaaataataaaaaaaaaagaaagaaaaaaaaagaaaaacgtctcttctctcctctcctttctttctttctttctatacacagagaacacaggGTTTGTGCTTGGTGCAAAACGTCCGACTTTCtcagtaaaatatattattgcATTGTTATtagttagaaataaaaaaaaaaccaaaaaaaaaccccaaaaacaaaGCATTATCGTCAACATCGTGATGGAGATCTGAGCAGCATGACGGCGGTTGTGTAAGTTTGTGTTGAGAAGAGTGAGCGTGTGTATAAGGTGCGTGGGTCGGTATTACAGACAGTGTGCGCTTAAACAAGAGCCCTCTATATAGCATTacacaaaagaacagaaatctCCAGCGAATGCTTCGAATGTTCATTCATACAGAGCCTTCATCGTGATGGATTGTACGTTTGACCGCAAGAGAGGAAAGCGACCGTTTTCTATAATCTGTaggtcaaaaaaaaataaataaataaaaaaaataacgagAAGACGACCAAATAAATTGTGCTTATTGGGCATCGTACTCTCGGAGAACTGTTTTCATACATATTTGGTTTGcaatacaggaaaaaaacaaaaacaaatactgtTCATAATTCTAGATTTTCAAGTTAATTTGAAATCATTATTTGATCTTTCGGAGCTCAGCAGATCTCCTCCAGCATCacaagagagtaaaaaaaaatccatataaaaaaaaatccatataatGGAATAATCAGGCTTCCTTGTCTCATACTCGGCGATCGTGTCAGTGACGTCTCGGTGAAAATCAGGAAGCTCGAGCTGAAACGGCGGTAAACGAGACGCTAGCTTGGCATCGACAGAGCAAAACGTTGTGTTCTGAATGTCTCACTGTTAATAAACGTTGTTAAACCACGATCAGGGTGATTTACTCCTTCACTCTGAACTTAATTACTGATcccgttatttatttatttgtttgtttatttatttatatttgtcacTTTATTCTTGTTAGGGTCGTACTGGATTCCGGAAGCACCGAACCCGAGCTTATTCACTCCTGGAGGTAATTTATCGTAGCCAATGTATCGTAGAGTtgggaggaaacccacatgaaTACAGATTAAAAACCCGGGGAGATGTGAGAGCGTAACAACACCTCCATATCATTGCACGCTGGAGATTTACATGTCCTGTAGGCAAACTGATGAATTTACACCATGTACACGTTCAGAAATCGGTGCAATTTCGATAATGATCTCAAACGGCTTACGGATTAACGGGTTTCCCTTTCGACCGGAAGGCATACGGAAGACGTGATCGTCCGGCCGACAGCGTGAGAGGTTAAAGGGGATGGTTTAAAATACACCACTGATAACATCAGCACCATATAAAAGAGAGAtgatggtaataataataataataataatataataaaaaagggGTTGAGGTTTTGTTCGTTATTTGAATCGCAGCTGGAAGAACAGCTCCATCGACTTCATCACGAGAAACGAGCACACGAGGAACTTGTAAGTATCGTAATCTGTGCTTACATTCAGGGGTGGAATTAATCGGTCACTCCAGAACAAAATCATTATAAAACCACCATCTTTATGTGCCAAAGGAAGCGATACATTCTCCGATAAGTCTCAAGGTCCGACTTGAGCTATTCGTAGGACGTCAAATCAAAGGGGGCCGAATAATACaagtaatattatatttaaaaaaaaaaaaaacaccttattCTGATTCGAGTTAACGTTCCAGGATGTTAATACTCTTACAGTCGGAACACTGGTTCATCCTGGAATCATTTCTAAGCATGTGCTAACACTTCGGGTCGAGTGGCGAAAAGGAATCGGGGTTTAATTAAGGCGAGGATTcgtttactgcacaaaatatcgAGATCCCAGGTACTGTACATGTCCGTGCCCATATTTACACTCACATTTATTCTGGATGTAgcttattatttgttgttgttgcttaaGTACCATAATTTGTGTAGCTTGTAACACCAACATAAATATCTAGATGTGTGATATATAGATTTTAgtttaaatgtcatgttttgtcTCGATACGAATACGAAATGGAATGAGGGGGCTTTTTAttaaagaggggaaaaaaacaaaaataaacagaaccaaAGACAGGAAAAGATTGGCTCCTGtttcacaacacaacatgatATGAGCGTGaaagaatggatgaatggatggatggatgaattatTGGATGGAGGGGAAAAATATTCCGAGCTGAAGGTTCCTTCCTGGTTCGTGTTCGATCGCCGTTGTGCTGTTCCTCCAACGACGACAAAAAAGTATCTTGTGTCTTTTCCAAAACTGTGTcttaacagacagacaggaaaagcacagtctgtgtgtgtgtgtgtgtgtttgtgtgtgtgtgtacagacagacaTCCCTGGTGCCCATGCTCTCTCACAGAATGACAAAGCAAGGGTATCGTCAGTGTCTCCGTCGCGCCGCACTTTGCCCTTTACCCCCCTCTCGGTTCCTTTTCCTCTCACAGCCCTGACCTCCAGAATGTGGCCTCCGTGGGCCGCTCTGCCTCATTCAGCTGCTTGGAGCTGATTCGGAGGAAATCGGAGAGGTACTGTAGAGTCTCCTCTGGAGCACGTGGAGGAGCGTGAGCGTGTCGCTTGTGTTTGCCCCTCGGCACCCGTGTTTCCAGCTACCTGCTGTGGAGCAGCTCCTCGCGTAGCCAGCTCGGCAGCGGCTGACCCATCTTGTACAGCAGCTTGGACAGCTCGATGTTGTGCTCGCGGTAGTGTTCTCGTAGGAAACGGCGTGACTGTCAGAGAGGAGGAAAATCGTTAAGACCATCATGCAGTACAGCTGATAAAGGTTTAtaacaacaacagtaataatattattattacacaagaGTGTGtgcacacaagtgtgtgtgtgagagagagagcacgagagagagtgtgtgtgtgtgtgtgtgtgagtgcatatgtgagagagtgtgtgagagtgtgtgtgtgagttataataataacaacaacaataataataataatattattattacacaagagtgtgtgtgtgagagagagagagcgcaagagagagtgtatgtgtgtgcacacaagtgtgtgtgacagtgtgtgtgagcgcatatgtgagtgtgagtgtgtgtgcgttataataataacatcattattattattattattgttattattattattattataacacacacgcactctcacacacacacactctctcacatatgcacacacacacacactgtcacaacaacaacaacaacaataataaaaataacaataataacaacaacaataatactaataacaatactactactactaataataataacaacaacaataacaacaataataacaataattcgTTGCCATTTTGGTTTATTAAGCTGTTACTAACATGATCTAGAGCTCAGGAGCAAATGAAACAGTGATAAAACCCCCAAACATCTGGCTGCTAAAGCTCATGTACTTGAGTGTATTTACGTTGGTGTCATTTGGATGGAAAGCGAGATTTGTAGCACAGAGCATGTTTGATGCTCCAGTTGCAGTGGAATAATTTAGAGAAaaacagtcctgtgtgtttaaCGCTAATATTTCTCTGTAGAAACTGCTGTGTATGTCGTTACCAAAGTCTCAAGACTCACATGCTTTCCTGTCAGGAGACAAAATCTATTTGTAATGAAAGTCTAAGGGCACTAGTTTGTTACGTGTTCATGAATTCTTCACTCAAGGGTCATCTGAGTGAATTAGGCTGTGGACATCTGTAGAGTCTGTCCCGAGCCCCTGACATGTGGGAcaagcaatcaatcaatcaatcaaccaatcatctTATCTAAGAGAGAGCCAGAcagagaaatagacagacagacagacagacggttggacaaacagacagacggtTGGACAAAGGGACAAACAGACGGTTGGACGATgggacaaacaaacagacaagcagacatacagagacgaacggccagacagacagagagacagacggaccgGAAGACAATCTTGCACGCAGGTGGGAAGGTACACCGCCTGTTCCACCGCCTGTTCCACTCCGAGCGCTCTCATCAACAGATCAGAAcagttttcctgtttgtttgttttaaacgcTAGCAACTACTGTGCATAAAATTCTCTAGAGAATTTCATCAGTTCTTGAAATATTCAAAAGAGCCtatcaaagtcactgagatcatatTGCGTCCCCATTCTCCACCCCTCAGGAACGATGTGTTCGTATAAAAACACAAGGTTCACTGCACACGCTTTTGATGACTTCATTTCGAAAGAAGGTGGAGATGAAGCCAAGCGCCGCgagagtgggtgtgtttttTGGATCGAATGTGACGGTGCGCGGCTTTGGCTGGAAGGCGTGCTGTCACTTACAGCACTGCGGTGCACGCAGGACACATCAGAATGCCCTTCAACTCCTCATTAACTTTGACTTGTCTGCCAAGATGCCTCGAGGTGACATCAAGGACCTCAGTGAAACACAGCGCTGCTCTGTGCCCTACACGGTCCCTGCCAGTCCTCACCTAAACCATCACACTCACCTGGCTCAGGAGTCCAAACCTAACTGCAAAGAACAatctaaaagataaataaagctAAGCTTCTGATTTTTTAATACACGGACACTCACGTCCACGTCCATGTCAGGATATTTTCTTCCTTTGCTCTTCCCCAGGCATTTTGTCTTCCCCCCGTCCAGCAGCTGGCACCAGAATCCCTTCTTCGGATCGAACCTACGGAGAAACAAAATGGAGGCGGGTCAGCAGGACTGAGATGAACAGGTTTCCACATCAGCCTGAGAGTATGGCAGACAGATGGTGTACAGCCAGGTCTGTTTGCAGAAACAAACACGGGACAAACCAGGCCTATTGTCCACGGGGGGATGGGACGAACAGATGTTGCTGCTTATGAGCCTGGTGTAGTGATTATGTGGTCAGGCatgaaagaattaaaaaaaaaaaaaaaaaaaaggcagagtgggagatgagagagtgagtcagAGTAGAGGTAGTGAGAGAAGATTAGAGGAAagagaagacaaaaaagaccagtccaagaaagaatgaaagctAAGCAAAGAAGGACACGCAGATATACATGAAGATatacataaagaaagaaaaaaaggaagaaaggaaaggagagagagagagagagagagagagagagaaacgaaaAGGAAAACGAAAAGAAACGCAGATGTACGCACTGCTTTGGATACGCAGACAAGCAGagcagaaaacaaagaaaataaaatgaaagaaagattaGTAACAGGTGGGAGGGAGAAAAAAGTAACGGAAAGACAGAAAATCAAAGGAAATAAGAAAGACAAACACTTatgaaagtaaagaaaaaaattaaagaaaaaagttgcaaaaaggggaaaaaaatctaaaaaaaagactaaaaagaaagtaaagaaaaaaaaatctaagagaAAAGTGGTAaaaaggaagcaaaaaaaaaatctaaaaaagagaaagcaaagattaaaggatggaaggaaggaaggaaggaagggagatcAAAACAAACTAtccagacagacaaagacataCAGAAGAaaggataataaaaataaaaatggagggaaatagaaaaaaagtgaagatgGAAGAAAGATTCGAAACGAAAAGACatacaaaaagagaaagaagaatagACAGGCGAgttgaacaaaacaaaaaaaaagaaattaaaccgaatggaaaataaaaagagacagatgaatgaatgcatgtaaaaaacaaaacaaaacacaaaaccaaTAAAAAGAACAACCTGAAACACATCAAACCCAAACATCGAGGGCACACAGCGAGGGCTCCGTAACCAATCACTCAGTAATCACTGGCTTCCACTCACTGTAACTGTGCATCATTAAAGAGGAAAGGCAGAAAGGAAGCAGG encodes:
- the rps14 gene encoding 40S ribosomal protein S14; the encoded protein is MAPRKGKEKKEEQVISLGPQVAEGENVFGVCHIFASFNDTFVHVTDLSGKETICRVTGGMKVKADRDESSPYAAMLAAQDVAQRCKELGITALHIKLRATGGNRTKTPGPGAQSALRALARSGMKIGRIEDVTPIPSDSTRRKGGRRGRRL